The window AGGGCGGGGCTTTGGGTGGGTACCGGGTTGCCCTCGAGGTCCACCAGGAGGCTTCCCTCCAAAAACCAGCTCTTGGGGGTGCGGTGGCCCCAGAGGGTCTGGCGCCTGGGGTCGTTGAGGCTCCAGCGCACCGGGGGCAGGTCGGGGTCCACGGTGAGGTAGTCAGAGGTGTAGAGCTCCACCCGGTGCCCATCGGGGTCCCTTAGGTAGAGGAACATGGCGTTGGAGATGCCGTGCCGCCCCGGGCCCCGTTCGATGGCGTCCGTGCGCCGGGCCCCCGCCAGGATGTCCGCCGCCCGGATCACCGCCATGGGGTCGGGAAGCCAGTAGGCGAGGTGGTGGAGCCTGGGGCCTTCCCCGTTGGTGAAGGCCACGTCGTGCACGTTCCCCTTGCGGTGGAGCCAGCTCGCCCAAAGCCGACCCTCTTCGTCCTCCGTGTACTCCGTCAGGCGGAAGCCAAGGACCTCCTGGTAATAGCGGGTGGCCCGGCCCACCTCCGGGGCGAAGAGGTTCACGTGGTCGATGCGCAAAATCCCGGGCCCCCGGTGGAGGTGGTACTCCTGGAGCATGCGGGGAAGCTTCTCCGCCTGGAAGTAAAAGGCCAAGGGGTAGCCGAAGGGGTCCTGCACCCGGAGGACCCGGGGCCTCCCCCAGTCCGCCTCGAGGCGGTGGGCAAGCCCCTCCTTACGGGCCCAGGCCAAAGCCTCCTCCAAGCCCTCCTCCGAATCCACCTTGAAGCCGAGGGCGGCCACCGCAGCCCGGGGGGCCTCGGTGAGCTTCAGGCTCCACTCCCGCTCCTCGTAGCCCCTAAGGTAGGCCGCCTTCCCTTCCCGCCTTTCCAGAAGCATCCCCAAAAGCCCCTGGTAGAACTCCAGGCTCCGCTCCAGGTCCTGGACCCAAAGCTCTAGGAAACCTACCC is drawn from Thermus sp. LT1-2-5 and contains these coding sequences:
- the hpaD gene encoding 3,4-dihydroxyphenylacetate 2,3-dioxygenase, whose protein sequence is MAIVRVGFLELWVQDLERSLEFYQGLLGMLLERREGKAAYLRGYEEREWSLKLTEAPRAAVAALGFKVDSEEGLEEALAWARKEGLAHRLEADWGRPRVLRVQDPFGYPLAFYFQAEKLPRMLQEYHLHRGPGILRIDHVNLFAPEVGRATRYYQEVLGFRLTEYTEDEEGRLWASWLHRKGNVHDVAFTNGEGPRLHHLAYWLPDPMAVIRAADILAGARRTDAIERGPGRHGISNAMFLYLRDPDGHRVELYTSDYLTVDPDLPPVRWSLNDPRRQTLWGHRTPKSWFLEGSLLVDLEGNPVPTQSPALLGLPEHVT